The Myxocyprinus asiaticus isolate MX2 ecotype Aquarium Trade chromosome 4, UBuf_Myxa_2, whole genome shotgun sequence nucleotide sequence AATACGACAAAAAGGAACCTAGAGTACTTTGGGTGGGGTTATGGTTGAAGGAAATTATACTGTGGCAAATTAACTATGTTGAAAGGAAACAAAAAGACACTCTGATCTCTGTTTAGGAGACATTTTCTTAACCCTTGAATTCCACGTCAGTACCAACAGCTAGCAGTGAAACATGCAAATGGATATTTAACTGTATCAGTTTACCAAATTGTATAGCAACACTCACATGCTTATTTACAAACTAGCATGCACTTGTCCATCTAAAATTACAAAAACGATTTCACTTTGAATTATTGAATATCTGCTTTTAAATATGAGAACATTCCCCAGtccttaaaggatagttcacccaaatgctgtcatcattttctcaccctcatgttgttacaaacccaaatGACacgcttctgtggaacacaattgtcaggcaaaatgttagcctcagtcaccattcacttttattgtatgtaaaaaaagatgcaatgaaaatgaagtgTGACTCAGGCTAACCTTAAGGttcacacagtaattttttcctcatttaaaaagttttacttctaaagaaatgaatagtaattgaaactcatgaccactcatgtgggATGAAGAgtttagtcatatcagtaaccttgtaaaaactcttttattctacatggagcaggggcaccctcatgggggcagccatgttagcatcacatgaccagctgaatactactaacttaatctcagtaactgccatgTTATGGGACACGTtcattcatgaattaaattaattctgGTTTACtctgcatagtgaatttctacaatggcactggtaactgaaaactactgtgtttgaatgatgcggcatccaggccactaggtgtcggTGTAAACCAATGTAGCCATTTCGACAGACTtcaaaaaattattgagtgcacctttaatgctaacatcagaaataaaataaGCCTGATGGGTTCGGAACAGTATGAGGGtaagtaactgatgacagaattttcattattgggtgaactatgcctttaagccaAATACTGCAAATCTCCCATTACAATTCGCAGCTGTTTGAATTAAacttattgggggcctgggtagctcaacgagtattgacgctaactaccacccctggagtcgtgagttcgaatccagaacatgctgagtgactccagccaggtctcctaagcaaccaaattcgcccagttgcaagggagggtagagtcacatggggtaacctcctcgtggtcgtgattaggggttcttgctctcagtgtggcatgtggtaagttgtgcgtggatcgcggagagtagcatgagcctccacatgctgtgagcctccgcggtgtcatgcacagcgagtcacgtgataagatgcgcggattgactgtctcagaaatggaggcaactgagacttgtcctccgccacccggattgaggtgagtaaccgcgcaaccacaaggacctactaagtagtggaaattgggcatttcaaattcggagaaaagggaataaaatataaaataaaaataaacttatttcaaaaAGGCTTTTTAATCTTAAAACTAGTATTAAAGAGAAGTAATTCTCTTTTATCAAGGTTGATATTTCGTATTAGTGTTTACAAAGTGAGTCTAGTCTAGAGTGAGAGTATGTGAATATGTGTGCGTGCATGTCTCTGTTTGTTATTGTGTGGGGTGAGAGGGATGTGTATGTGtaggttgagagagagagagtgtgtgtgtgtgtgtgtgtgtgtgtgtgtgtgtgtgtgtgtgtgtgagtatgtgtgtgtagagagaaAACCGATAGCACCATCCAGCTACAAGAGGCTCCTCTGCGCTCATGACACTGGTTGCCTAGCAACGCAGCCCTGTCATCAGCTAACTGCTTTTTAGCAGTCACGACTAACACAACGCAGTGTTCACTGGGAAAGCCTGGATCACACACTCACAGGCATGCAAGCACACAGAGTACATATTACATTTACACTTTTCGAAACTATACAGCGCTATATCTGCAAAGCTGGATGCACGTATAAACAACCATACATGCCTGACTCACTAATTTACACCTTCACGCATTGCATTGGAGCTTTCCTCACAGATGCCATGGAGAGAGACAAAGATAAACAGCAGGAGTCCGAGTGTTAttggtgtttgtttacattagagaCATCAAACTAGAAATAATATCACTTTGACATGACAGTATACACAATCTTccccgctctctctccctctgcagATGTGCAGTACTGAAGAGTTGCTTCCCCAGCATGACATAGCTACCACTCTGAGTCGTGATGCTGACTCCAGCAGCATGTTCCCTTGGGCACTGAACCACATCGTCTGCACTCGCAAGCCACGGGCCTGGGCTAGTGATCACGTCTTTAACAACAGTTCTCTGATCAGCTGCACTGTACAATCAGTGTCAGAAGTCCACAACAGATCAAATGCACCACTAACTTCAATAAgaattacaaataaattaaatgcttTGTCAAAAAATTTTCTTTTTCATAAAGGCGCAACTATTTGCCCCCTGCATTTGATTCTCAGGGGTTTTTGTACCTTGATGAGGGCAATTTGTTTCTTATACACAATACTGATGATGCACAATACtgtaaatacttcaatttaaCCAGATCATTAACATTAAAAAGGCATAAAACCAAAAACTTGGAACTAtgtcagatgttacaaataataataatcataaaaaaacagagaaattcattttgaggacattttttatttttatatttttatatataaatatagcacTTTAGTCATACGGTGGCTTTTTTGCCCCTTGCCCTAATTTAAATGTATACCGCTTCAGGTTAAAGGatcatttacccaaaaatgaaaattctttcattattataTAGAGACGTCATGTTCAAAATGCTAGATTGAAAAGAACGGCTGTGAACCGCAAGTCAgatggctcttctcaactgtaagtgatacATCTACCAAGAAAGtggttccttgtgcttaaatggtgcttgtttaataaAACCAGAGTAGATCATTTTGTCTTGTTGTTATTGCATCACATATTTGGGTCACTGGTCAATACTCAAGTccccagatgaagtatgtccagaATCTACTCATAATACTCGCATGCGTACCTAAATAACGTACTGTTTGACCGGCCAAGAAATGTGTCCTTcagtacagtacatacagtacatacaatacATAATCTGTCAGTAGTgatgatgtcaaaagtacctgtACTTTCATACCAAGTCGATACTGAAATAAAtaagatgtaacaatgttaccCACAGAAATGAAAACGccttcacttcaaaataaaattttgattcAAAATTCAGATTCAGCTTAATGCATATAAtttaagaaattgtgacagaaatgtttagtaaaaatgtattttattattataatttttattattattagcctattattattgaACCTATAtcacaagagtgctgttgtactgaatagaagttttcgtcaatgttttaatttataatgtgatgctccgttgtgcagcattttatttgacaaaaataagagcaattttgtgttttatattaaatttagtgcccgaccgatatattggttggccgatattatcggccgatattagcctttcactgatatatcgtATTGGTGTATactttaccgatatgcgccgatatgaaaactttttttcagaacatataatgcagaaaacaatgttttagaattggtgtcatcacgtagtttgtccagcagagggcGCTCCGACTCTGCAGACAAGGCGAGTTAAGCTGTgtgtcggtaagttgctaaccagtttgtgaaatacatactagaaagttaataaacaatgaccccatcattttcccttttcaatattacttatataacgttaaccctgtccctgacaactatgtcactcatgtctgtttgctgttagccagctataatttgtcagtgcagtcagtaatgtagcagattgaaaggtaaacatcagaccatctttttgcagctcagcagacaacagtgcggtggtggattgtgtctgttgagtgttgatttcacgctatgttattacctagttggtgagacataatgctggaaagtaaaataaacgagtccatcttttactctcaatgaaaacgagcttacagctaactagctaatcacatagctactttcattgttgtcagctgagtggtaGCTAATgattaaacatgtattcaccaaacaattttgttcaggattcacagtttggtaccccctacAACCGAACAATTctagtcattgcatttacaaaatgttatatttaaaagtctggttttccacagttgaaagtttcccctgaacttgtatagcagaatacagtgtaacaccgctgcttatctgtttatcttgactcagcagtattaatatagtcagcatttgactgatactaaacagtactgatgtttatttttatttattatttattttaatggtcagcatttgactgatactaaacagtactgatgtttatttagctatttattttatttttatttatttattttaatggtcagtaatcgacttatactaaacatacagtactgatgtttatttagctatttattgtatttttatttattctttattttctcagtgatcatttctagaatttgttgacaatgtataataataatgtcaaatattctttgataaaaatatttgtttaagaaatcagccttctgaatacatttgcatagtcatataggggcaaaatcggtgaaaagtccacatagaaaaggtctgttttcattctagctcaaaaattaactatatcggccaccatatcggtaatcagtgaattttccctctctaaaatcggtatcggtatcggtctcaaaaatcagtgaattttccctctctaaaatcggtatcggtctcaaaaatcccatatcggtcgggctctaattaaGTTGTGAGGATAGTCACTAAAGCActtctataaaatatataaattgttttgttaaaaagtcattgttctattttcatttgaataaAGTTTGGATTCATTTtattagacacaattttgatgattaaatttaaactttaatgaattttaaaaaacaaattggaaAATGTGGAATTTGggaaaattgtaaatataattaagaaaaattaaaactGATTTAACTAGGTCTTACTTAAAAAACCTGAAGCAATGATTACTTGAGAAACACTCAAAGGAAACATGCTATTggatgtattatttacattgaaatttcacattttaataggctaaaggagtatGTTATATAGCAtattacctatttttttttttttttttttatcgaaatAGGTATCGAGAatcgtgaaattttactggtatcagTATCGACTGCtgaaattttggaattgtgactatctGACAGTAAGCGATTTCGGATGCAGGGATGGTTTGACAGTAGATTTATTTATACCAGTAAATATCATATTGTGATCTAAGAGTTGatctgaaaacaatgggaaataaCTTAACATAAGAATAgagaataataaaattataagaataaagacttaaatatcAGACAGAATATCTGAAGTCAATTGCCTGTTCACTCACCCATATTCATTAGGACATGTCTGACGTAAATGTATGCTCTCTCAGTAAATTACTTGATCGGCTTTGGAACTGATCTGGGAACTGCTGCTGAGTGGGTGGGAGAGGTCTGTGTGCATGGTGCACAAGAAAACAAAAGCAAgaaagctgaaatattcctcattGGGTGGAAAGGTTTAAGCTCACTCCACAgtaagaaagagtgagagagcagAGGTTGCATACAATCAGCCTTTGCGGGGGTAAGGTGTCCGATAAAACATAGAGGAGTTGGTGAACAAACACAGGAAGGGTCCATGCTCTGCCATGCCAAACTCCTCGCTGACTGCAGGGAGACAACTGCAGCATAGTGAGCGAAAACGGCCATCTCATGGTCAAACAAGAGGCCCTTCATGTGGGGAAAGCTTTTATTGAGCTGAAGACGACCACAAcattccagtttttttttttaaacacacaggTCATATCTCAAACTGAATGtcctaaaaaaaatcacacaatacACTGACTCAAACAGCCAGCAGAAAAACAGCAAAAGTATACTCAACAGATAGACCATAAACAAGCCAAACAACAGAAGCCGTCCTCCTTTAAAAAGCTTCCCTCCTTCTCCTTTTCTTTGCTCTTCCCCTTTCATTTCTGCCTTGTTTTCCTTATTTTTTACCTTCTCTTCTCCTCACCTCCTCCACAACACAGGCTTACAATCAGCAAGGCCACCATGCActcgagcacacacacacacacacacacacacacacacacaggtttatgctggtttgtctCATAGCAACAAGTGGAGTGAGTCTCTTTGCTGGAGTTCATGGCTAGATGAAGCCCATTTAACCCCACGGTGCAGCTCCGAGCTCAGGCCCTCAGTCTGAAGACATAGTGGGTGCCAGCATCTAATAGTTATAACAAGGTAGTCACACATGGACACAAACACACTAAAGGTCAAAGTGTACTTTAGTTGTCCGTGTTGGTCATCGCTCCACGCACAGTATGCGTaaagcaaattttgtcatcagcacagtacaaGAGCAgcccagattttcttgacacACGGACAGTCCTCGCCTGTGCACATCATCGGTGCTCGCGACTGCCGCTGACTATACTAAAAGATTATCAAAAAAACAGTCATAGTGCACATGCGTCGAACACGTTCGTATTCgctcgtggtcaaaagagtatactttgaaaatcAACACGGTTGACCAGGCGTGATTCAATCCGGAACGCCAAAAAACGGAAGTATACCAGACTTTAAAGGCTAAAGTTTACTTCAATTGTCCACATTTGTGATCGCTCCGCACACAGTATGCATAATGCAAATTTTGGTATCGGTACAGTCTGCACGGACTGTCCGCACGTAGCCCAGATTTTCTCAACATGCagacagtcctcgtctgtgtgCATCATCCGTGCATGCGCCTACCGTTGGCTAGACTAAAAGAGTATCATGAAGCAGCTGTAGTATGCGTGCATCGAACATGTTCATATTCGTTCGTgttaaaaaaagtatactttgaaaatcATCACAGTTGGCCGGGCGTGATACAATCCTGAATGGcaaaaaacgaagtatacctagGCCTTAAAGgctaaagtatacttcagttgtccaCATTTGTGATCGCTCCGCACACAGTATGCaagatgcaaatttcgtcatcagtacAGTCTGTGCGGGCTGTCCGTGTACGGCCCCGATTTTCTCGACATGCggacagtcctcatctgtgtGCATCGTTGGTGCatgcgcctgccattgactggactaaaagagtatcataaagcagttgtagtgcgcatgcgtcgAACCCCGTTCATATTCGctcatggtcaaaagagtatactttgaaaatcAACACGGCCGACCAGGAGCGAGAATTCAGAATTAtcataaatacgagtttcccactctgaagttgcacatgaatgacccctcaagtcgtaattacgactcggaaactctgagataattttgatacctgagtttccgagatggaaggagttctaaactttcaacatggcggaggagagtacagtttctgtacagaatgacaggttttattcatttttctaaatacagctaattgttagtgcttgccattttggtcaaattgatttatgtatatcagcaaccattctatgcatgttgtacatttttacactgtgaaaatggTCGAAAAAtttaccaaaattccattatcgtcagcaagctaactgagtaatatgtattatggtgtcaaaataaaagttcctcaagaaatatgtatgaatgaacctggcgtcatccatgtttcccgttctttccgacaacaaggCACGTGAACACGACATTCTAAAACTCTAAAttatcacttcagaagtgggaagtaggataattcggatagcacatgaaggcagcataagtgagtagtattcggctggtcatgtgattctaacatggcagcccccatgaggggaccctctcacTGTAGAacaaaactgcttttataaggttaataatatgactggagtcttcatctcataattttatgcatgtttcaaaattacttttgAGTTCTTTAAAAGTAAAACGTTTAAATTagggaaaaaatactgagtgcacctttaaaacagtcAAGCTGAAACACATTGAGATGCTGCAGCAACTTCAGACCGGTGCTCTTCTATGTCAGCGCATCAGACAAGGGCTTTGTAAAGAATATCAAACAAGTGTATCTGTGATAGGACCATCCAAATGGTTTGAATCTGTTTGCACTTTGAATGGCCACTTAAATTCTCTTGCAACATTTCCGCTCGAGGATCCTGCACGTGTAATTCCACAAGCAACGGCACCTGCTGCTGGTGGgaagttattttagtggataaaGAGTAAATAAAAGGCATGCTCAGAAAGGGAAATGTACTAACTTCATAACGATCCTCACGCGTGTGAgagagaaaatgtttgtttgcCGCGCGCTCCCTGTCAAACTGCACTCTGTAAATCTCTGTAAAACGTGAGTCGTGAGCATCAGTTGTCCTCGTGACATAAAGATCAATTCGCTTGCATAAACATGCCCATTGAGTGTATTTAACAGAATCGCGCTGACAATATGAAAGTTCTTGTTTTGCGCCACGAAAGGGACAAAAACAACCAAACTGTTATGGAAATAAACAGCTTGCATGGCGATGTTGCTGCTGTGACTTGGCTCCTCGGTCGTGTTCGCTCAGCTCTCCTgcgacactcactcactcaacacacacacacacacacacacatactcactttAGCTTTAGTGCAATCTTCTTCCTTGCCGTCCTCGATGTTTACGATGATACTGGAGCCGGCGTCGGGGATGTCGCTGCTGGACTCGGCAGTGCTGAAGCTCACTCTGACCCGGAAAACCCGCTGGATGTGCGGGATGCAGCGCTGGAGCGCAGGGCCTGCACCGGCGGGCGCGGCGAGCTCCAAAACCATTTATCAGACGGATAAATAAGCGATCACGACGCGCTCCGGAACACTAGCACGCATTCGCCCTGCGTCCTGCTTTATGGTGGAGCaggggggaaagagagagagtcaCTGGAGGATGAAAGTTTGTCTGCGGCCGAGCATAACGGCAACCGTACGGGACGCGCTACACAAGCATCTATCATCTATCTCCATCCCTCTTTCTCCTATCGCCCTCCCTCCCTCCTTTCCTACAGCGGCCCCGACTGCACCCACCGCCTGCGCTTCGGCAACACGTCGGACGCCCCCTGTCGCTGCGCTCGGACGGGCAGAGCCGCAGAAAGTACGTGTTTGCTGCCTCCGTCGCGGAACTTCAGAAACACGTGGGTGGACGGGACTCCGGTAATGCAGCAACCGAGGGTTAAAAATACATCGGACACACTGAGCGTTAACGGGAAGACACGAGTGAACATAAATAATTTCAGAATATAATCCACAGACCCTCAGTACTGTTGTTTAGAAAGCCTGTGATAGTGGCTGCTGTTTTGGCATTCTCAATAATGAAATATCATCCTGTAAACGCTATCATAATATAATAAACGCGTAATAAAGCTGTCACGAGCGTTTGTTATTTAGCACACTGTCCCTTTAAGCCTCGCGGTGGCTTGTGGGTAATGTAGTCCGCGTCGTGTTACTGTTTTCCACAGCTGGTTAGCATTTCTATTGTCTTATGAGAGGGATATCCGCAACTCTTCTTGTCCTTCGTATAATTCCGACAACAGTCTTACAAATTTATAGTCCACCATGGCGGAGGAGCAGGAGATAATGTGCAAGCTAGAAAACATCAAAGAAATACGGTAAGAAAGGCTGAGATTGATCTTAAAGCAGATAACGCTAGCCTGTGCACAACATCTGGCTAATTCCACTTTGATCGCACAAAACCGGCACATTTACCATTAATCATTCGTTTTTTAGCAACAATCCATCCAAAGTGCAAATAATGTGAAGCGATTCTCTTTTGACTGGTGCTTCGTGTCGGTTTTGTTTCTTAAGCACAGAGCAAAAAAGCGTGAAAAACACGCAGCTTtgaactaaaaactgaaaacatcTAAACCCGAATCTGCATGAAATTTAATTTCTGATGAAGTCGTTGATCTCGCTGTTATTTTATAGTGGATGGGTGTGGAAAAAAGCATGCTGTTGTGGTTAGACACGAAACTGAAAAGCAAAAGCTTAGTTTCCTGCAGAACAGTTATAACACGTTAATAAAGCGATTATAAAGCCCTCAAACACACGTATGATTGTCAAGATCAGTGTTAATGTGAATATCTAGATATGTAAATAATATGTTCACCATCACAAGTCTTAGTCTCGCTTTTATATTGTCTTATGTTGTCATGCACTGCCTGTTTGTTGAAACAGTGTTTTTTGCGGTTGTGTAGGAATAAGACGCTTCAGATGGAGAAGATCAAATCTCGAATGAGGAGTGAATTTGAAGCTCTGGAATCAGAAGAAAAGCACCTGAGAGAGTATAAACAGGAAATGGATCTTCTGCTGCAGGAGAAAATGGCTCATGTAGAGGAGCTGCGTCTCATACATGCTGATATTAATGTGGTAAATAGAGAAaagatatctatctatctatctatccacacTTACTATGACTTACTGTGTTGCATGTGACCTACTCAATCATTTTGTCACTTtggccaaaaaaaacaaattttgagttttattaaaggaatagttcacctgaaaactTGAaaactcatgtcatcccagatatgtgtgacactctttcttctgcagaacacaaacaagttttttttagaataatgttacaagtgcaagtaaatggtgaccagaattttgaaggtccaaaaagcatataactgctgcataaaagtaatccatctgacttcagtggtttaattcatgtcttcataTGCGAAGTAACCGGtactgggtgagaacagaccaaaatataacaaatttttctctacaaatcttgacatcatcagtctccttagcaatcatgatttcaagctcgattaaacttcctagtgccatctgcgcatgcgtcaagcactaggaagtgtaattgagcttgaaatcatgttcttgccaagagactgcaatgacaagatttacagtgaaaaaggagttagattttggtctgttctcacccaa carries:
- the LOC127438901 gene encoding zinc finger C4H2 domain-containing protein-like isoform X1; this encodes MVEQGGKRESHWRMKVCLRPSITATVRDALHKHLSSISIPLSPIALPPSFPTAAPTAPTACASATRRTPPVAALGRAEPQKVRVCCLRRGTSETRGWTGLRNKTLQMEKIKSRMRSEFEALESEEKHLREYKQEMDLLLQEKMAHVEELRLIHADINVMENTIKQSESDLNKLLETTRRLHDEYKPLKEHVDALRMTLGMQRLPDLSQEEEKLSLDYFEKQKAEWQTEPQEPPIPESLAAAAAAAQQLQAARKQDARQTATFRQQPPPMKACLSCHQQIHRNAPICPLCKAKSRSRNPKKPKRKPDE